One genomic region from Oncorhynchus clarkii lewisi isolate Uvic-CL-2024 chromosome 21, UVic_Ocla_1.0, whole genome shotgun sequence encodes:
- the LOC139379231 gene encoding arylsulfatase J-like — translation MLLHLSFLCVTCRYQIHTGLQHSVIRPTQANCLPLENVTLPQKLRQAGYATHMVGKWHLGFYKRGCMPTQRGFDTFFGSLLGSGDYYSHYKCDGPGMCGYDLYEGEEAAWEQDRGRYSTLMFTQKAVDILAHHNPQKPLFLYLAFQAVHSPLQVPTRYLERYKSIPNLHRRKYAAMVSCLDEAVHNLTLALKRYGFYDNTVIVYSSDNGGQPMAGGNNWPLRGSKATYWEGGIRAVGFVHSPLLLNKGTRCRALIHITDWFPTLVSLGEGTLDEDLNLDGYDVWEAISEGRQSPRHDILHNIDPIYTKAKNGSWKAGYGLWNTAIRAALRVGHWKLLTGVPGYSDWVPPQTFSNLLLTNRWHNEYVRWDQGKSVWLFNIIADPYERVDLSLRYPHIVKKMLMRLAQYNRTAIPVRYPAKDSRSNPNFNGGVWGPWYKEDEDDRETNLLTNNLAKKRRKKKVKKRKLKD, via the exons ATGTTACTGCA CCTTTCTTTTCTCTGTGTCACATGCAGGTACCAGATCCACACGGGCCTCCAGCACTCGGTCATCAGGCCCACCCAGGCCAACTGCCTGCCCCTGGAGAATGTCACACTACCCCAAAAGCTCCGGCAGGCAGGCTACGCCACCCATATGGTGGGCAAGTGGCACCTGGGCTTCTACAAGCGTGGCTGCATGCCCACTCAGCGCGGCTTCGACACATTCTTTGGGTCCCTATTGGGTAGTGGTGACTACTACAGCCACTATAAATGTGACGGTCCCGGCATGTGTGGCTATGACCTGTACGAAGGGGAGGAGGCAGCCTGGGAACAGGATCGGGGCCGATACTCAACCTTGATGTTCACCCAAAAAGCTGTGGACATCCTGGCACACCACAACCCCCAGAAACCCTTATTCCTCTACTTGGCCTTTCAGGCAGTCCATTCCCCGCTACAGGTGCCCACTCGCTACTTGGAGCGCTACAAGTCCATCCCTAACTTACATCGTCGCAAGTACGCCGCCATGGTGTCCTGCCTGGACGAGGCCGTCCACAACCTCACGCTGGCACTAAAGCGTTACGGTTTCTACGACAATACAGTGATAGTGTACTCGTCAGACAACGGGGGTCAGCCCATGGCCGGGGGCAACAACTGGCCTCTCAGGGGGAGCAAGGCCACCTACTGGGAGGGGGGAATCCGGGCCGTAGGCTTCGTTCACAGTCCCCTGCTACTGAACAAGGGGACCCGATGCCGGGCATTGATCCACATCACAGACTGGTTCCCCACCCTGGTGTCCCTGGGGGAGGGGACCCTGGACGAAGATCTCAACCTGGATGGCTACGACGTGTGGGAGGCCATTAGCGAGGGCCGCCAGTCCCCCCGCCACGACATTCTGCACAACATCGACCCGATCTACACCAAGGCAAAGAACGGCTCATGGAAGGCTGGCTATGGCCTCTGGAATACGGCCATCCGAGCCGCCCTCCGGGTGGGCCACTGGAAGCTTCTCACGGGGGTGCCTGGCTACAGCGACTGGGTTCCTCCACAGACCTTCTCCAATCTGCTTCTGACCAACCGCTGGCATAACGAATATGTCCGCTGGGACCAGGGGAAGTCCGTCTGGCTGTTCAACATCATAGCCGATCCCTACGAGAGAGTGGACCTGTCTCTACGCTACCCACACATAGTGAAGAAGATGCTAATGCGGCTAGCACAGTACAATAGGACGGCCATCCCGGTGCGCTACCCGGCTAAAGACTCCCGCTCCAACCCTAACTTCAACGGAGGGGTGTGGGGACCCTGGTACAAAGAGGATGAAGATGATAGAGAGACTAACCTCCTTACCAACAACCTGGCCAAGAAGAGACGGAAGAAGAAAGTGAAGAAGAGGAAGCTGAAGGACTGA